Proteins encoded in a region of the Streptomyces akebiae genome:
- a CDS encoding MraY family glycosyltransferase — protein MLYGILAAASALLLTAVLSATVRVPALRLGIVERRRGRRVPLLGGVAVMGGVGAVAWVGEWSGVAPLGREAGWLIVVGAGLGVFGLLGDVWRLPAVVRAAGVVVGAAVVVPYSELGVLGGMVGVVWIALVVHGFKGMGRSDGVLGVVGAVTAFALSGCAAAEVMDGLATLFSVLAAALTGFLMHNWPPARVVLGTCGALFVGFLLAGGVLHVYAVGYGAGVGAPFALTAVATADAVLVLVSRKRAGRELWRGGPDHLAHRLRRIGLTPPGAVVVMGVAAAGSTGVGLAIHMLWTEPRTAWWVAGATALVVLGMLFVPPGTARPSPTAARPAPTGIHRPRPTGVHRPTMTRPVPTGAHRPSDRVTRPRPIPGGRAPGPVSRPGRFREQEAAELGRRGWVG, from the coding sequence GTGCTGTACGGAATCCTCGCTGCCGCGTCCGCCCTGTTGCTGACCGCCGTGCTCTCGGCGACCGTCCGCGTGCCCGCGCTGCGGCTGGGGATCGTGGAACGCCGGCGCGGGCGGCGGGTGCCGTTGCTCGGGGGTGTCGCCGTGATGGGCGGCGTGGGCGCCGTGGCGTGGGTGGGGGAGTGGAGCGGGGTCGCTCCGCTCGGGCGTGAGGCCGGATGGCTGATCGTCGTCGGGGCGGGGCTCGGGGTGTTCGGTCTGCTCGGTGATGTGTGGCGACTGCCGGCCGTGGTGCGGGCGGCGGGGGTGGTCGTCGGCGCCGCGGTGGTGGTGCCATACAGCGAACTCGGCGTGCTGGGCGGGATGGTGGGGGTCGTCTGGATCGCCCTGGTGGTGCACGGGTTCAAGGGGATGGGACGTTCCGACGGGGTGCTCGGCGTGGTCGGCGCGGTCACCGCGTTCGCGTTGAGCGGGTGCGCGGCGGCCGAGGTCATGGACGGGCTGGCCACGCTGTTCAGCGTGCTGGCCGCGGCGCTCACCGGGTTCCTGATGCACAACTGGCCGCCCGCGCGCGTCGTGCTCGGCACGTGCGGGGCGTTGTTCGTGGGCTTCCTGCTCGCGGGGGGTGTGCTGCACGTGTACGCCGTCGGGTACGGGGCCGGTGTCGGGGCCCCCTTCGCCCTCACGGCCGTGGCGACCGCCGACGCGGTCCTCGTCCTGGTCTCGCGGAAACGGGCGGGGCGGGAGCTGTGGCGGGGCGGGCCCGACCATCTCGCCCACCGGCTGCGACGGATCGGGCTCACGCCGCCCGGGGCGGTGGTCGTGATGGGGGTCGCGGCCGCGGGTTCCACGGGTGTGGGGCTCGCCATCCACATGCTGTGGACCGAGCCGCGCACCGCGTGGTGGGTGGCGGGGGCGACCGCCCTGGTCGTCCTGGGGATGCTCTTCGTCCCGCCCGGCACGGCCAGACCGTCCCCCACCGCCGCGCGCCCCGCCCCCACGGGCATCCACCGCCCCCGCCCCACCGGCGTCCACCGCCCCACCATGACCCGCCCGGTCCCCACGGGCGCCCACCGCCCCTCTGACCGGGTCACCCGCCCCCGCCCCATCCCCGGAGGCCGCGCCCCCGGCCCCGTGTCCCGCCCCGGCCGCTTCCGCGAACAGGAGGCGGCGGAGCTGGGGCGGAGGGGGTGGGTGGGATAG
- a CDS encoding (Fe-S)-binding protein yields MQLAAIIVSLVLTVVGVALIARAVAQIYRFVKLGQPVPAGSRTDDPKARTITLAREFLGHTRMNRWGIVGFAHWFVAIGFLTLPPTLAQAYGQLFQADWTLPVIGGFLPFEMYIEFIGVMTILGILVLIAIRLLNLPSRAGRKSRFAGSKAWQAYFVEYVILTIGLAIYTLRGLEGAIHHVDHYEAGYFASYPLVLAFKDLDPSTLQNLVYFVAMIKIGVSLIWMITVSLNTNMGVAWHRFLGFPNIWFKRNADGATALGGLQPMTSGGKPIDFTDPGDDDVFGVSQVEQFSWKGILDFSTCTECGRCQSQCPAWNTGKPLSPKLLIMSLRDHAHAKAPYLLAGGGKTMEGEEKASEEQLASVPASALAEAERPLIGTVEENGVIDPDVLWSCTTCGACVEQCPVDIEHVDHIVDMRRYQVMIESAFPSEAGTMLKNLEKKGNPWGLAKKQRLEWLKEVEFEVPVVGKDIEDLSEVEYLYWVGCAGALEDRAKKTTKAFAELLHMAGVKFAIMGGDEKCTGDSARRLGNEPLFQELGMENVMALNMAFGEEMDDEGKVVPESAKPKSAKKIVATCPHCLNTLGNEYPQLGGDYEVIHHTQLLQHLVDEGKLIPVTPVEGIITYHDPCYLGRHNKIYTPPREIMTAVPGLRQQEMHRHKERGFCCGAGGARMWMEERIGKRINNERVDEALSLNPDIVSTACPFCLVMLTDSVNGKKNEGKAKESITVVDVAQLLLESVKTPAPDDDEPPAGTAETESEPEPQPVK; encoded by the coding sequence ATGCAACTCGCCGCGATCATCGTGTCGTTGGTCCTGACCGTGGTCGGCGTTGCGCTCATCGCCCGAGCCGTGGCGCAGATCTACCGGTTCGTGAAGCTCGGTCAACCGGTGCCGGCGGGCAGCCGTACGGACGACCCGAAGGCGCGCACGATCACCCTGGCCCGGGAGTTCCTCGGCCACACCCGGATGAACCGGTGGGGGATCGTGGGCTTCGCCCACTGGTTCGTCGCGATCGGCTTCCTGACGCTGCCGCCGACCCTCGCCCAGGCATACGGCCAGCTGTTCCAGGCCGACTGGACGCTGCCGGTCATCGGCGGCTTCCTGCCGTTCGAGATGTACATCGAGTTCATCGGTGTGATGACGATCCTCGGCATCCTGGTGCTGATCGCCATCCGGCTGCTCAACCTGCCCTCCCGGGCCGGCCGCAAGTCGCGTTTCGCGGGCTCCAAGGCCTGGCAGGCGTACTTCGTCGAGTACGTCATCCTCACCATCGGCCTCGCGATCTACACCCTGCGCGGCCTTGAGGGCGCCATCCACCACGTGGACCACTACGAGGCCGGTTACTTCGCCTCGTACCCGCTGGTCCTCGCCTTCAAGGACCTCGACCCCAGCACCCTCCAGAACCTGGTGTACTTCGTCGCCATGATCAAGATCGGCGTCTCGCTGATCTGGATGATCACGGTCTCGCTGAACACCAACATGGGTGTCGCCTGGCACCGCTTCCTCGGCTTCCCGAACATCTGGTTCAAGCGCAACGCGGACGGCGCCACGGCGCTGGGCGGCCTGCAGCCGATGACCTCCGGCGGCAAGCCGATCGACTTCACCGACCCCGGCGACGACGACGTCTTCGGCGTCTCCCAGGTGGAGCAGTTCTCCTGGAAGGGCATCCTCGACTTCTCGACCTGCACCGAGTGCGGTCGCTGCCAGTCGCAGTGCCCGGCCTGGAACACCGGCAAGCCGCTCTCGCCGAAGCTGCTGATCATGTCGCTGCGCGACCACGCGCACGCCAAGGCCCCGTACCTCCTCGCCGGTGGCGGCAAGACCATGGAGGGCGAGGAGAAGGCGTCCGAGGAGCAGCTGGCTTCAGTGCCCGCTTCCGCGCTCGCGGAGGCCGAGCGGCCGCTGATCGGGACCGTCGAGGAGAACGGCGTCATCGACCCGGACGTCCTGTGGTCCTGCACCACCTGCGGCGCCTGCGTCGAGCAGTGCCCCGTCGACATCGAGCACGTCGACCACATCGTCGACATGCGCCGCTACCAGGTGATGATCGAGTCCGCGTTCCCGTCCGAGGCGGGCACGATGCTCAAGAACCTGGAGAAGAAGGGCAACCCCTGGGGCCTGGCGAAGAAGCAGCGCCTGGAGTGGCTCAAGGAGGTCGAGTTCGAGGTCCCGGTCGTCGGCAAGGACATCGAGGACCTCAGCGAGGTCGAGTACCTGTACTGGGTCGGCTGCGCCGGCGCCCTGGAGGACCGCGCCAAGAAGACCACCAAGGCCTTCGCGGAGCTGCTCCACATGGCGGGCGTCAAGTTCGCCATCATGGGCGGCGACGAGAAGTGCACCGGTGACTCCGCCCGCCGTCTCGGCAACGAGCCCCTGTTCCAGGAGCTCGGCATGGAGAACGTCATGGCGCTGAACATGGCGTTCGGCGAGGAGATGGACGACGAGGGCAAGGTCGTGCCCGAGTCGGCGAAGCCGAAGTCCGCGAAGAAGATCGTCGCCACCTGCCCGCACTGTCTCAACACCCTCGGCAACGAGTACCCGCAGCTCGGCGGCGACTACGAGGTCATCCACCACACCCAGCTGCTCCAGCACCTCGTCGACGAGGGCAAGCTGATCCCGGTGACCCCGGTCGAGGGCATCATCACGTACCACGACCCCTGCTACCTGGGCCGCCACAACAAGATCTACACGCCCCCGCGCGAGATCATGACCGCCGTCCCGGGCCTGCGCCAGCAGGAGATGCACCGCCACAAGGAGCGCGGCTTCTGCTGCGGCGCCGGTGGCGCGCGGATGTGGATGGAGGAGCGGATCGGCAAGCGCATCAACAACGAGCGCGTCGACGAGGCCCTCTCCCTCAACCCGGACATCGTCTCCACCGCCTGCCCGTTCTGCCTCGTCATGCTGACCGACTCGGTCAACGGCAAGAAGAACGAGGGCAAGGCCAAGGAGTCCATCACCGTCGTCGACGTCGCCCAGCTGCTGCTGGAGTCCGTCAAGACCCCGGCCCCGGACGACGACGAGCCCCCGGCGGGCACGGCGGAGACGGAGAGCGAGCCGGAGCCGCAGCCGGTGAAGTAG
- a CDS encoding DUF6281 family protein, with amino-acid sequence MLSGTRVRSALAALATVPLAVGCAALGTGGTSSALCVFAVDYDDRQYVEAGEVGYTLGAEVGTARDSVCEDQGGGEEDQVAAEDLTVYAAYAVEGVDTGDAIAVRESPGDEVRVLVHAVEDEGVRAAVERVFGEGKGSTDGEGDVGGTDSAGGEAPAKCAFVVEYGGDSYSDRGEVEFELGARAGTARAVPCGDTPGEVDATAEPAVYEAYEVKGLDPADAVAIRLSPEEEPFFVVRMSDDLPPEIEKLFPAEEF; translated from the coding sequence ATGCTGAGCGGTACCCGTGTACGGAGCGCCCTGGCCGCCCTGGCGACGGTCCCCCTGGCCGTCGGGTGCGCGGCCCTGGGCACAGGGGGCACGAGTTCGGCCTTGTGCGTGTTCGCCGTGGACTACGACGACCGGCAGTACGTCGAGGCGGGCGAGGTCGGCTACACCCTCGGCGCCGAGGTGGGCACCGCGCGGGACTCGGTCTGCGAGGACCAGGGCGGTGGTGAGGAGGACCAGGTGGCGGCCGAGGACCTGACCGTCTACGCGGCGTACGCCGTCGAGGGCGTCGACACCGGGGACGCGATCGCGGTGCGCGAGTCGCCGGGGGACGAGGTGCGCGTCCTGGTGCACGCGGTGGAGGACGAGGGGGTGCGGGCGGCGGTCGAGCGGGTGTTCGGGGAGGGGAAGGGCTCGACTGACGGTGAGGGGGATGTCGGCGGCACCGACAGCGCCGGCGGGGAGGCGCCCGCGAAGTGCGCGTTCGTCGTGGAGTACGGAGGGGACAGCTACAGCGACCGCGGCGAGGTGGAGTTCGAGTTGGGGGCCAGGGCGGGGACGGCCCGTGCGGTGCCCTGCGGGGACACACCCGGCGAGGTCGACGCCACGGCCGAGCCGGCGGTGTACGAGGCGTACGAGGTCAAGGGGCTGGACCCGGCCGACGCCGTGGCGATCCGCCTCTCGCCGGAGGAGGAACCGTTCTTCGTGGTGCGTATGAGCGACGACCTGCCGCCGGAGATCGAGAAGCTGTTCCCGGCCGAAGAGTTCTGA
- a CDS encoding FG-GAP and VCBS repeat-containing protein, translating to MHKHLRLALATASAAALTGGLLTFSAVTATAADSVHQPVADFNGDGYGDVAYSAGNATVGGATGAGQIVALYGSASGVTSTKRATISQNTTGVPGSAEKNDAFGWVSAYGDYNDDGYDDLAVSAQGEDVDGDTDGGTVLIVWGSANGLSGATTVKDPAVSSHDYWGTALASGDFDGDGKEDLAVGSSSNRVYVFKGGISKSGAYGGRYSFTTDILSGQGTGTLVMSAGDVNGDKRTDLVVNGYETDGDYHYNTNWYVPGSASGLSASGAQELKRGIITGIGDINGDGYGDIVTGQDWDPSKDGSQPSVPESSTGGKVHVVYGTAGGPGTTVAVTQNSGNVPGSSERGDWFGSELSLGDVNGDGKTDLVVGAPGENLGGVVNAGALTILYGTESGLNTTSGYQYFAQSTAGVPGSDETDDRLGSDVKLTDLTNDGKADLTVGAYGENDFNGSLLYLPSDGTKITTTGSRSIAPSAVGVSTSGQPVFGANAAN from the coding sequence ATGCACAAGCATCTGCGACTCGCCCTCGCGACGGCCTCCGCGGCCGCGCTGACGGGCGGTCTGCTCACCTTCTCGGCCGTGACGGCGACGGCGGCCGACTCGGTCCACCAGCCCGTGGCCGACTTCAACGGCGACGGCTACGGCGACGTCGCGTACTCGGCCGGAAACGCCACCGTCGGCGGCGCCACGGGCGCCGGCCAGATCGTCGCCCTGTACGGCTCGGCGAGCGGCGTGACCTCGACGAAGCGCGCCACGATCAGCCAGAACACCACCGGCGTACCCGGCAGCGCCGAGAAGAACGACGCCTTCGGCTGGGTCAGCGCGTACGGCGACTACAACGACGACGGCTACGACGACCTCGCCGTGTCGGCGCAGGGCGAGGACGTCGACGGCGACACCGACGGCGGCACGGTCCTCATCGTCTGGGGCTCGGCGAACGGCCTGTCCGGCGCCACCACCGTCAAGGACCCGGCGGTCTCCTCGCACGACTACTGGGGCACCGCGCTGGCGTCCGGCGACTTCGACGGCGACGGCAAGGAGGACCTCGCGGTCGGCTCCTCGTCGAACCGGGTGTACGTCTTCAAGGGCGGCATCAGCAAGTCCGGCGCGTACGGCGGCCGCTACAGCTTCACCACCGACATCCTCTCCGGCCAGGGCACCGGCACGCTGGTGATGAGCGCGGGCGACGTCAACGGTGACAAGCGGACCGACCTCGTCGTCAACGGCTACGAGACCGACGGCGACTACCACTACAACACCAACTGGTACGTGCCCGGCAGCGCCTCCGGCCTGAGCGCCTCGGGCGCGCAGGAGCTGAAGCGCGGCATCATCACCGGCATCGGCGACATCAACGGCGACGGCTACGGCGACATCGTCACCGGCCAGGACTGGGACCCGTCGAAGGACGGCAGCCAGCCCTCGGTGCCCGAGTCGTCCACCGGCGGCAAGGTCCACGTCGTCTACGGCACCGCCGGCGGCCCGGGCACCACCGTCGCGGTGACGCAGAACAGCGGCAACGTGCCCGGTTCCTCCGAGCGCGGCGACTGGTTCGGCAGCGAGCTGTCCCTCGGCGACGTCAACGGCGACGGGAAGACCGACCTGGTGGTCGGCGCCCCCGGCGAGAACCTCGGCGGTGTCGTCAACGCGGGCGCCCTGACCATCCTGTACGGCACGGAATCCGGTCTGAACACGACCTCCGGCTACCAGTACTTCGCCCAGTCCACCGCGGGCGTGCCCGGTTCGGACGAGACGGACGACCGCCTCGGCAGCGACGTGAAGCTCACCGACCTCACCAATGACGGCAAGGCGGACCTGACGGTCGGCGCATACGGCGAGAACGACTTCAACGGTTCCCTGCTCTACCTGCCCTCCGACGGTACGAAGATCACCACGACGGGCTCGCGCTCCATCGCCCCGTCCGCGGTCGGCGTCTCCACCTCCGGCCAGCCGGTCTTCGGCGCGAACGCGGCCAACTGA
- a CDS encoding DUF397 domain-containing protein yields the protein MADGMVWRKSSFSSGGDAANCLEIAAHREALHLRESEEPGRVVRSTPAGLAALIRAIREPRY from the coding sequence ATGGCGGACGGCATGGTGTGGCGTAAGTCCTCGTTCTCCAGCGGCGGTGATGCGGCCAACTGCCTTGAGATCGCGGCCCATCGCGAAGCTCTCCACCTCCGTGAGAGCGAGGAGCCCGGCCGGGTGGTGCGCTCCACCCCCGCCGGGCTCGCCGCCCTCATACGTGCGATACGTGAGCCGCGTTACTGA
- a CDS encoding helix-turn-helix domain-containing protein, with protein sequence MPARSIVTARQARLGAELRKLRERRGQSIREASDATGIAQSKISMMESGNVGVSAERVRYLAGQYACDDAALVEALAAMATERGRGWWEEYRERVPSGYLDLAELEHHAAHLTNFECVHIPGLLQTEGQVRAIFEGSVPRLSEEELETRVEFRLRRQRALESVRYLALVHEAALRIRVADRKVAREQLSYLLESEVAVRVVPFDVDGFAGVVDPVVYAGGPVPRLDTAMVDSQHGSAFLDAEAQLGRYRQVLRKVEAAALEVVESREFIHRLVREC encoded by the coding sequence ATGCCGGCCAGAAGCATCGTCACCGCACGCCAGGCGCGGCTGGGCGCCGAGCTGCGCAAGCTGCGGGAACGGAGGGGGCAGTCGATCCGGGAGGCGTCCGATGCCACGGGGATCGCGCAGAGCAAGATCTCCATGATGGAGTCGGGCAATGTCGGCGTGAGTGCCGAGCGCGTGCGGTACCTGGCCGGGCAGTACGCCTGTGACGACGCCGCCCTCGTCGAGGCGTTGGCGGCCATGGCGACCGAGCGCGGGCGGGGCTGGTGGGAGGAGTACCGGGAGCGCGTACCGTCGGGGTATCTGGACCTGGCGGAGCTGGAACACCATGCCGCCCACCTGACCAACTTCGAGTGCGTGCATATTCCTGGGCTGCTGCAGACCGAGGGACAGGTACGGGCGATCTTCGAGGGCTCGGTGCCGAGGCTTTCGGAGGAGGAGCTGGAGACGCGGGTGGAGTTCAGGTTGCGTCGGCAGCGGGCTCTGGAGAGTGTGCGGTACCTGGCGTTGGTGCATGAGGCGGCGCTGCGGATCCGGGTGGCCGACCGGAAGGTGGCTCGGGAGCAGTTGTCGTATCTGTTGGAGAGCGAAGTCGCGGTGCGTGTGGTGCCGTTCGATGTGGACGGTTTCGCCGGGGTCGTCGATCCGGTGGTGTACGCGGGCGGCCCGGTTCCGCGGCTCGACACCGCCATGGTGGACAGTCAGCATGGCAGTGCCTTCCTGGACGCGGAGGCTCAGCTCGGGCGATACCGGCAGGTGCTGCGCAAGGTGGAGGCGGCGGCGTTGGAGGTCGTAGAGTCCCGCGAGTTCATCCACCGACTCGTACGAGAATGCTGA
- a CDS encoding ATP-binding protein has protein sequence MPDAWEYTLYIPHDPRAVAISRRTLRDILTTHTLPALVEPAELLASELLTNALRHTTGPAALKLRQSGRSFRLGAWDTDPTPPTVTTPALTPTSGRGLHLVDAYADDWGWFTVNGNSGKYIWCELGTELKPG, from the coding sequence ATGCCCGACGCCTGGGAGTACACCCTCTACATCCCCCACGACCCCCGAGCCGTGGCGATCAGCCGCCGCACCCTCCGCGACATCCTCACCACCCACACCCTCCCCGCCCTCGTCGAACCGGCGGAGCTGCTGGCCTCCGAACTCCTCACCAACGCCCTGCGTCACACCACCGGCCCGGCGGCCCTGAAGCTCCGCCAGTCCGGCCGCTCGTTCCGCCTGGGCGCCTGGGACACGGACCCGACACCCCCGACGGTCACCACCCCCGCACTCACCCCCACCTCCGGCCGAGGCCTGCATCTCGTCGACGCCTACGCGGACGACTGGGGGTGGTTCACCGTGAACGGGAACAGCGGAAAGTACATCTGGTGTGAACTGGGTACGGAGTTGAAGCCCGGCTGA
- a CDS encoding NACHT domain-containing protein, producing MTDVRKALRVLGGAGLLLSFGVATNQVLNNGTLSWTWMYAAFGFGVLSLLLSERAVPAATEATPHGGRRVYLRQLRASVRDMETVGIATQSEFVFRMRQVYVDVSVVPQPLHNTTREPYLGSVSGGERRSLKSVLRDADRDAASRVLAVIGGPGSGKTTLARNTALGLCEHRWRPWRRRLPVLLYLRDHATALLADEPPTLGTVAVSAGWLEGKVPARWLDRRLDRGGCVVLLDGLDEVADRADRDRVVAWVARQIQRHPDNVYVVTSRPHGYETNPLPGAEVLQVRRFTWRQIELFLRQWAFATESRARQGTEREIRAIADRNATDLLTRLRGQPALYELAANPLLLTMTANVHRYRGQLPGSRAELYAEMCDVLLHRRAEARGLSDATGLGGPHKRHVAQHLALAMMRARVRDWPVRDAATAIRRPLRQVPGTVTAEVFLTEARKSGLLVERERGVYGFAHLTLQEYLAAAQLGDSRTDSTVLTTHVDDPWWRETILLWSAANDATPVINACLDRNTVPALALALDCVDQARTVDPDVRERVDEIATARTDDPADAARLRLLIGVLAARSLRETIQLDDSTALCARPVPRLVYQQFVREEREAGRHHDDPAPSDGSQADNRAAVGMQAGDAERFVAWLNTVTGDTGYRLPTPEELHDPAAATSVDLAHHTLWARHAERTVLHRPDGAPWPYSAPSAWLRTRPVADRRRLMPFLRLLALPAEDRSHIEGCTRVLLTGITHAEDIPGSPGLAPLELPLTLALALALDDARAHLSTRDSSASGPSTPDPEADKPLTRARRLLHAINPALIVDPALSIELDRAIADGPAIYALSNRRALTVALSQAYERTLTRARELDPDLTHDPNGAYTLHFDLRVAVEAALPLAVTLDGALDLELNDAPALNPVFSDLDDSLGIAPALDLVFSLDDNATTGGLRIAAAAFHALSTAWTYLPGANADLASFDDFMTRVATEAPAGPSPKPPEDPTTDLRELRARLRATQHNSTLPVLDETVALLTSMRDRWSPSDDRSLACARSALLATLIILAVLPLEDHADEEAAQALRLAWQSLTALPHYPTRHPAPNQLLLLARTQP from the coding sequence ATGACGGACGTACGCAAGGCGCTCCGAGTCCTGGGCGGCGCGGGGCTGTTGCTCTCGTTCGGCGTGGCGACGAACCAGGTGCTGAACAACGGAACGCTCAGCTGGACCTGGATGTACGCCGCCTTCGGCTTCGGCGTCCTGAGCCTCCTGCTCTCGGAGCGGGCCGTCCCCGCCGCCACCGAGGCCACCCCGCACGGCGGACGCAGGGTCTACCTCCGTCAACTCCGCGCCAGCGTCCGGGACATGGAAACGGTCGGCATCGCGACACAGAGCGAGTTCGTGTTCCGGATGCGGCAGGTGTACGTGGACGTGAGCGTCGTACCCCAGCCCCTGCACAACACCACGCGGGAGCCGTACCTGGGTTCGGTGTCCGGCGGGGAACGCCGAAGCCTGAAGTCGGTCCTCCGGGACGCCGACCGCGATGCGGCGTCCCGGGTGCTGGCGGTGATCGGCGGTCCTGGTTCCGGCAAGACGACCCTGGCCCGCAACACCGCCCTGGGGCTGTGCGAACACCGCTGGCGGCCGTGGAGACGCCGACTGCCGGTGCTGCTGTACCTCCGCGACCACGCCACCGCTCTGCTGGCGGACGAACCTCCCACGCTCGGCACGGTCGCGGTCTCGGCCGGCTGGCTGGAGGGCAAGGTCCCGGCGCGTTGGCTGGACCGAAGACTCGACCGGGGCGGCTGTGTCGTACTCCTGGACGGACTCGACGAGGTCGCCGACCGGGCGGATCGCGACCGGGTCGTGGCCTGGGTCGCCCGCCAGATCCAGCGCCATCCCGACAACGTCTACGTGGTGACGTCCCGCCCCCATGGCTACGAGACGAATCCGCTGCCGGGAGCGGAGGTGCTCCAGGTACGGCGATTCACGTGGCGGCAGATCGAACTCTTCCTGCGGCAGTGGGCGTTCGCGACGGAGAGCCGCGCCCGACAGGGCACGGAACGGGAGATACGCGCCATCGCGGACAGGAACGCCACCGACCTGCTGACCCGGCTGCGCGGTCAACCGGCGCTGTACGAACTGGCGGCCAACCCGCTGTTGCTGACCATGACCGCGAACGTCCACCGTTACCGTGGCCAACTGCCCGGCAGCCGAGCCGAGTTGTACGCGGAGATGTGCGACGTACTGCTCCACCGCCGCGCCGAGGCCCGCGGCCTGAGCGACGCCACCGGTCTCGGCGGCCCCCACAAACGGCATGTCGCGCAGCACTTGGCGCTGGCCATGATGAGGGCCAGGGTGCGGGACTGGCCGGTGCGTGACGCGGCCACCGCGATCCGCCGACCGCTGCGCCAGGTCCCGGGCACGGTGACCGCCGAGGTGTTCCTGACCGAGGCCCGCAAGAGCGGCCTGCTCGTGGAACGGGAACGCGGCGTGTACGGCTTCGCCCACCTGACGCTGCAGGAGTACCTGGCGGCCGCCCAGCTCGGCGACTCACGAACCGACTCCACCGTACTGACGACCCATGTCGACGACCCCTGGTGGCGCGAGACCATCCTGCTCTGGTCGGCCGCCAACGACGCCACACCCGTCATCAACGCCTGCCTGGACCGCAACACCGTTCCCGCCCTGGCGCTGGCCCTGGACTGCGTCGACCAGGCCAGGACCGTCGACCCGGACGTCCGAGAACGCGTCGACGAGATCGCGACCGCACGGACGGACGACCCCGCGGACGCCGCCCGGCTGCGTCTGCTCATCGGGGTTCTGGCCGCCAGAAGCCTGAGAGAGACGATCCAGCTCGACGACAGCACCGCCCTGTGCGCACGGCCCGTTCCCCGGCTCGTGTACCAGCAGTTCGTCCGCGAGGAGAGGGAGGCCGGGCGCCACCATGACGACCCCGCTCCCTCAGACGGGTCCCAGGCCGACAACCGGGCCGCGGTGGGCATGCAGGCAGGAGACGCCGAACGCTTCGTCGCCTGGCTCAACACCGTCACCGGGGACACCGGTTACCGGCTGCCCACACCGGAAGAGCTCCACGACCCCGCCGCGGCCACATCCGTCGACCTCGCCCACCACACCCTCTGGGCCCGGCACGCCGAACGCACCGTCCTCCACAGGCCTGACGGAGCCCCTTGGCCCTACAGCGCCCCGTCGGCGTGGCTTCGCACCCGCCCAGTCGCCGACCGCCGACGGCTCATGCCCTTCCTTCGGCTCCTGGCGCTCCCGGCCGAGGACCGCAGCCACATCGAGGGGTGTACCAGGGTCCTCCTCACCGGGATCACCCACGCCGAGGACATCCCCGGCTCCCCCGGCCTGGCACCGTTGGAGCTTCCTCTCACGCTCGCTCTCGCCCTGGCCCTGGACGACGCCCGTGCCCACCTGAGCACCCGGGACAGCTCCGCCTCGGGTCCCAGCACGCCCGATCCAGAAGCCGACAAGCCACTCACCCGGGCTCGTCGTCTGCTCCACGCCATCAACCCCGCCCTCATCGTCGACCCCGCCCTCAGCATCGAGCTGGACCGGGCGATCGCCGACGGCCCCGCCATCTACGCACTGTCGAACCGGCGCGCCCTCACCGTCGCCCTCAGCCAGGCCTACGAGCGCACCCTGACTCGCGCCCGGGAGCTCGATCCCGATCTCACCCACGACCCCAACGGCGCCTACACACTGCACTTCGACCTCCGCGTGGCGGTCGAGGCCGCGCTACCCCTCGCCGTCACCCTCGACGGCGCCCTCGATCTAGAGCTGAACGACGCCCCGGCCCTCAACCCCGTCTTCTCCGACCTCGACGATTCCCTCGGCATCGCCCCCGCCCTCGACCTGGTGTTCAGCCTCGACGACAACGCCACCACAGGGGGGCTGCGCATCGCGGCCGCCGCGTTCCACGCACTGTCCACCGCCTGGACGTACCTCCCCGGAGCGAATGCGGACCTCGCGAGCTTCGACGACTTCATGACACGCGTGGCGACCGAGGCCCCCGCCGGACCGTCGCCGAAACCACCGGAGGATCCGACCACCGACCTCCGCGAGCTCCGCGCGCGCCTACGGGCGACTCAGCACAACAGCACACTGCCCGTGCTGGACGAGACGGTCGCACTCCTCACCTCAATGCGCGACCGGTGGTCCCCGTCCGACGATCGGTCTCTGGCGTGCGCCCGCTCAGCCCTTCTCGCCACCTTGATCATCCTGGCCGTCCTGCCACTAGAAGACCATGCCGACGAGGAAGCCGCACAGGCCCTGCGGCTGGCGTGGCAGAGCCTGACCGCACTCCCCCATTACCCCACGCGCCACCCGGCCCCCAACCAGCTCCTCCTCCTGGCCCGCACCCAGCCCTAG
- a CDS encoding nuclear transport factor 2 family protein — translation MAEHPNAALVRKGYDAFTRGDMDTLRGLMASDCTHHVPGSHLLSGDHKGQDSIIALYQRLFEETGGTFDVTLSHVCVDGRGHAVSVHRYTAERGGKRIEQNGCLVFRIVGDRITDIDECQEDLDKESEFWS, via the coding sequence ATGGCCGAACACCCGAACGCAGCGCTCGTCCGCAAGGGCTACGACGCCTTCACCCGGGGCGACATGGACACCCTCCGGGGCCTGATGGCCTCGGACTGCACGCACCACGTCCCCGGCAGCCACCTGCTGTCGGGCGACCACAAGGGGCAGGACTCGATCATCGCCCTGTACCAGCGCCTCTTCGAGGAGACCGGCGGGACGTTCGACGTCACCCTCAGCCATGTGTGCGTGGACGGCCGGGGCCACGCCGTCTCCGTGCACCGCTACACCGCCGAGCGCGGCGGCAAGCGGATCGAGCAGAACGGCTGTCTCGTCTTCCGGATCGTCGGCGACCGGATCACGGACATCGACGAGTGCCAGGAGGATCTGGACAAGGAGAGCGAGTTCTGGTCGTAG